gcacggttgtgctttcgcgagagtcacggtcaTGCATCTGGGAAACGAAAAAAACACATTTTCTGcttttttttcttccgcgagaggcacggttgggTTTTCACGAGAGGCGCGGGCATGCCTTTTTCGGAAAGGGAAACAACCCGTGCTCCCGGGTCAGTTTTTTCATTTGGTTTTTTTTTGTCCgattttttcgtgaaaaaaagttcgtcaaaacctatcaacatgggatctagttttgaagatctcgacgcgagaaaTTCAACGGTGAAAATGGTTCAAGATTTGGATGCACGGTTTAAGAggtaaaacgttttgaataaacggatatacgataaaagggaaaactccaaggttgcgacaagtggcgcgccacttgtcgcaacctggggaGGTGGAAGTGATCTTTGTAATGAGTACTCCTCAACTAGTGATTTCGGGAAAAAGGACACATTGAATCTATCTTATAGGCTGACTAGGAGAGTTTTCCTCGTCATCGCCTTTGGCACTACCTAGCTAACTGGCGCCCACACTGGGGTTGTTGGCAGttgtttttttataaaaaaaaaagTTCAACAAATTTTagaaagttcatgaatttgaaaaaagttcgcAAAATTTAGGAAAAACTTCAGGAACTTGAGAAAAGTTCTtggttttgaaaaaagttcacgaattcatgaaaaagttcatgaattttaatAAAATCTTTATGAATTCGAAAAACATTCACGATTTTGAAAAAATTGCAAactaagaaaaacaaaaaactggacaaaggaaaaaaaggaaaatgaTACAAAGAAAAAGGTaaaaagaaaaaccaaacaaAACCAGGTCTagaaaaacaagaaaagaaaaaccACATAGGAATCTTCTAGAATCTTCCCAAAAGCGGAGGAGCTTCCCGCTAAAAACTGCCTGATGGGCTGGCCCAAACTGGTGCTATAAGCGCTAAATAGGAAGTGGGTGACTAGGAACTACACCCATGATTGACCAAAAGTAGCATATATTTGGACAGATGTAGCTCCAATAAGGTTGGCAAGCTTTGCAATTTTAGAATAGGCGATCTCTTGTTTGCAAGACTTCATCTCCACAAATTTAAGATGCATAGTTTCGCAGAAAGAAAGTTTTTCCGTGCAGCATAACAAGCCAACAATTTTTTTCCAAACCATAGTGGAGAGATGCATGTATCCATTAAATAGAAAAAAATAGTACAAGACCAGATGCACCACCCCGGGATAAATAAAACTAACAATGGAAACGGCCAAAGGATCATCGAGACAAGCGCCACGGACCATCGACCTAGATGGTACACTAACAACGCAAGCAGGAATTATCAGGAACCACACATAAAATCAAAGGCCATACACTGGAGGAGCTTGCAACATTCGAGAGCACCTACTAAGATAGCAAAAGCACAAGCCATCCACATCCAGGATGGCATCCCCACTATCCCGAAAGTGAGCCTATTGTAGTAATGGTTTCAACCCTATTGAAGGTCCCACACCCTATCCTACCTGGCACGGCACATAAGCAGTCAACAAAAGTGAAGTCTGGTCGACACAAGTCAAGAAGGTCAACAATAGTCCAAGCAAGCCCCCCTTGGATCCAAGCAAGCCACCGTGGAACTGCTTGCATCCAGACTCCGGTTTTCTGTGCTCATGTGTCTACAGATTGGATCCTTTGGATTTACACTTCTCTTCATCGGCGACGGTTGTTATTCTAGTGTGCTGGCCTCAAGGGCCTCAACCAACGACTTTTCGACTGTCTACTACAAAACAAAGTTTGACGGGCTTCGATGAGGGAGGGGCGTTGATTAATACCTTAAATACTGAATGGTTGCGTGAAACTTAATTCCACTAGATAACACCCCATGCATTGCTACGAAAATTTATAGCAATAAAATTGGAATATATGAGAATAATGCCGACCACATTCTCACCATATGGCTGTAGAAAACCTAGAGGTAAATTGAGGGTGGATGCAAATTATATTGCGTTGTGACTCAACTTTAATTATTTGTTGCTCAAACGTAAAAAAAATGCAAAATAGTGATGTGGATGACTTGCATGTGCTTGATGGTTTGGAGAACTTGTATGTGGTGAAAAGTGGATTGGTTACATGCGCTTGATGGTGTTGATGGCTTATGATTTAAACTATGTAGGAAATTTCTGCATAAGCAAAACAAATTTTAATTTGAAAAGTTATGCAGGCCACAACTAAATGCAAGGTGTTTTAAAAATCCACCTAGATTGCACTAATGTATCTTGTATCGTAGATGATTCAGTAGATGATTCACACACGTAGATTGGACATATGCTAGTGAATCAATTTATTTGATGACGTAAAACCATGCATATAAGATAATTAGAGCATGTACAGCCGGAAAACTCAAACCTCCTCGTGCGCTCGGCGGACGGCCCGATCACTGACCGGTTAAAAGACAAGACCAATCTAGATGGGTCTCTCAAATCGGCCTCAAATGCTCGGGCTGACCGGCATCCCTCATATCCAACCCAAAATATGGGGAGGCCGGGGCGCGTCCGCCACATCATCCCCGACCCACGCTGGCCCACCCGACCCACATATAATCATCCCCATCCGCTCCCTagaccaaaccctagccactccACTCCCCTCCCATCCACTCCACTCCGCTCCCAAGCTCCCGTCTAGCGATCTTCGGTAAGGAGGGCAGCGGATCCGAGTCCTACACCTCCATATTCCTCAACTCCGAGCTCATCCTACGCGGCCCCGAGGAGGAGATGGCCGTCTGGCTTGCGCTCCACCGCTCCCGGGAGGAGGCCGCCCGACGGCAGCGCTCGGATTCATTCCGTCAGGAATCCATTGCGTCCGCCAAAATGACGCATGGATCCGCCACTAGGTGTGCTAGCGCTACCTTACAGGAGGCGGTGCAGTTCATTTGGCGTCCGAGCGCGGTGGCTGACACGCAACCCCTCCGTTAGCGCGCCAAGGCGGAGGACGCACCACATGGCATGGCATGCCCACCGTGCGAGGCATCGGGCACGAGAGGCGGCGGTAAACCTCGTGGCGGTAGACGAGTCGCATTCTTCGGTGCACCAGTCCGGACGCCACAACCGAATCATGGTGTGGATGTCGTCGGCTCGTCCTAGGACGAATCCATCATCGATCTGGCGTCCATCGGCACCGTCATGGTTCCGGGCTCCGACGAGGAAGAGTAGGGCATGGAAGACGAAGACACCTTTAGTGCCGTGAGCCGGCTCGTGTCTCACGTCTTATTCTACTCGCCGACGATCGAACCAACACTCTAGGAGCGCAGCCGTCCAGCGGACATGGGCCCGATGAAGCCAGATGAGCTTCACTTAAGATTTAGGTTTACCATATAATAGTGCGGATTTagctaatttttttaaataatacatttttttaattaattttcataaatattacgttgggtaaatttttttcaaaaataatacaccgtcggcccgctgtaggccgactgggcctagtcggcccacagcaggccgattggactccagtcggcctacagctggccgactggcccttgtcggcccactgtgggctgattgggtcctatcggccagctgtaggccgactggagctaattggctcgctgtgggctaattgtttttgcaaaaaaagtaggcataaaaaatatgtttaaaaaatgttaattatgtaattaaaaatattaaacgtgtataaaaaaatgttcctgatgtatacaaaaaatgtacaatatatatgcaaaaaagttgacataaaaaatatgtttaaaaagtgttaagcatgtatttaaaaaaaatgtgtgtataaaaatgttccttatttatacaaaaaatatagaatgtgtatgaaaaaacgttgacaccaaaaaaatatgtttgaaaaataattttgaaaagttgacattttttcaaatacatgattaaaaattgttaaatgtgtgtataaaaaatgtttcttgtctattcaaaaaatattgaatgtgtatgaaaaaagttgacaccaaaaaaatatgtttgaaaaaaatgttctAGTTCCATACAAAAAGAGCAACCAATCATCcttaggtccgtgatgctccCATATCGGATCCGGAGTTGGAACTTTTTTATTACACGTTTAACCTTTCATTCCAATACATGAAACATTTTTGTGTACTcgttgaacattttttcaaatacatgattaacatttttttcaaacacatttttttggtgtcaactttttttcatacacattctatattttttgtatagataaggaacattttttcaaatacaggattaacattttttttcaaacatatttttttggtgtcaacttttttcatacacattctatattttttgtataaataaggaacattttttatacacacatttagcaatttttaaatacatgcttaacactttttaaaacatatttttatgtcaactttttgcatatatattgtacattttttgtatacatcaggaacatttttttatacacgtttaacattttttaattacataattaaaatttttttaaacatattttttatgcctactttttttgcaaaaacaattaGACCACAACGAGCCAATTAGCTCCAGTCGGCCTACAGCTGGCCGATAGGACCCAATCAGCCCACAGTGGGCCGACAGGGGCCAGTCGGCCAGCTGTAGGCCGACTGGAGTccaatcggcctgctgtgggccgactaggcccagtcggcctgcagcgggccgacggtgtattatttttgaaatttttttatccagcgtaatatttatgaaaattaataaaaaatgtattatttaaaaaaaacggcGGGCGATTTTTTTATCCAGCGTAAGATTTTTTATTTGAGATATCTGATGATAAAATGAATTATTTGAGACGTGACCCATCATTGACCGGGGAAAGCGTGATCCGCAGGCGTTTGAGGCAGTCGCCAGTCCGGCTCTTAGAAGGAGCGGGGTCCAAGTAAATGGTTGTGACTTGTGAGCTATCACTTCAAGCTGTGCATGCAGTCGGGCCGATGTCGTAGGAGGTGACGGCGGGCGATTTGGACTTGTGTCTAGTAGAGATCGCATTGCCAAGTTTAATCCGGGCATGGGTGGTGCCACGGAATGCAAACAAATCGCTCCGGTGCAGCCAAGATGACCACACTCTACGCAAGCCCGCTATAAATATCCAAACCTCATGAAACAACATCAGCGCACGACATACTCTTGACGCCGATCGAGCTCAAAGTTACCGGCCATGGCTGCCGAGAGCCCAGCATACTACTCGCTCCTCCTGCCTCTCCTTCTGGTCGTAGTACCTGCGCTCTACCTGGTGGGGGTGTTCCGCAGCCGCAGGAGGTCGGCCGGGCGACAACGGTTTCCTCCGGGGCCATGGGCGCTGCCGGTGATCGGCCACCTGCACCACCTCGCCGGCTCGTCGGTCCCGCCGCACCACGCCATGCGCGACCTGGCTCGGCGCCACGGCCCGCTCATGCTGCTCCGGTTCTGCCAGCTCCCGGTGCTCGTGGCCTCCTCCCCGGACGCGGCGCGCGAGATCATGAAGACCCACGACGTGGCCTTCGCGTCGCGGCCCCTCAGCCCGACCATGCAGCTCTTCCTGCGTGGCTCCGAGGGCCTCGTCTTCGCGCCGTACGGCGACGGATGGCGGCAGCTCCGCAAGATCTGCACCCTCGAGCTCCTCAGCAACCGCCGCGTCCACTCCTTCCGCGCTGTCAGAGCGGAGGTGCTGGGACGCCTCCTCCGCTCCGTCGcgtcgtcggcgtcggcgtcagcGTCCGTGAACTTGACCCGGGGGCTGGCGTCGTTCGTCGCGGACTCCTCGGTTCAGGCCATGATCGGCCGCCTGAGGAGCGACGACCGCGACACTCTGTTCACGCTGCTGCGGGAGGGGTTTAAGATCGTGCCGGGGATGACCCTGCCGGACCTTTTCCCGTCGTCACGGCTCGCCATGCTCCTGAGCCGCGTGCCCGCCCGGATCGACCACCGCAACAAACGCATGGCCGCCTTCATGGACTCCGTCATCCAGCAGCATCGGGACAAGAAGAGATCGGCCGCTTGCGCCGACGGCGGAGAGGAACAAGCGGAGGACTTGCTTGACGTGCTCTTGAGGCTCCAGGACGACATGGGCTCTCAGTATCCCCTCACCACGGAGAACATCAAATTGGTCATCATAGTAAGCTCTCTCCcgatcctgtttagtgtttaccaATTACCATCACCAGGCCAAGAATCCTCGATCGAAAGGCGTCAACCATTATCGTTTGCATGCATGCAGGACATGATTAGTGCGAGCAGCGAGACCACGTCGACGACGCTGGTCTGGGCAATGGCCGAGCTGCTGCGGAAGCCGGCGGCCATGCGGAAGGCGCAAGACGAGGTCCGGCGACAGCTCGACGGCCACAGCAGGGTGACGGAGGACGGCCTGGCAGACCTGCACTACCTGCGCCTAGTCATCAAGGAGACGCTCAGGCTGCACCCGCCGGTGATGCTCATCCGGGAGTGCGGCCCGCGGCAGCAGGTGCTCGGCTTCGACGTGCCACAGGGCGCCATGGTGCTGGTCAACGCCTGGGCGATGGGCAGGGACCCGGCCCACTGGGACTCCGCCGGGGAGTTCCTTCCGGAGAGGTTTGAGAGCAGCGGCACGCCGGACTTCAAGGGGGTGGACTTCGAGTTCCTGCCGTTCGGCGCCGGCCGGAGGATATGCCCCGGCGTCTCCTTCGGCCTCGTGCACCTCGAGCTCGCCCTCGCGGCGCTGCTCTTCCATTTCGACTGGAAGCTGCCGGACGGGATGGTCCCCGAGGAGCTGGACATGACCGAGGAGGCCGGGCTCACCACGCGCCGGCGGGCCGAGCTAGTGGTGTTCGCTGTCCCTCATGTTCCTCTTCCCATAGATCAGTAGACGTATCCGGCCGTATAAGCACCAAGAAGAGTTTCTTGTGTTTGCACGGGTTGTGTTTGTGCTTTGTGGTGACAATCGTGAGATGCTGGGTTATGAATTTATTATTTTAAAATAAGAGTGTGGCTATGTCTCATTCGACTAAGATTTAATAAAGTCTCAGTCAAGTGACATAACATGTAAGAGAGAAAAAAACTGATTTTTTTTGCACGAATCTCAATGTGACATCTCACGGATATAGCATCGAGTGAGACTTTcctaagtctcagtcgactgagacttagcAAGACTATTAAATAAATGTCTTGGGTACAGTTGTAAGGATCTGCAGTTTTTATTTGTGCTGTTTTTTTTAAGAAAAAGCCGTCATGGCGACTTTATATGAAGAATCGTTTCTTACACTAATatagtgtaaaaaacgctcttatattatgggacggagggagtataaaaaaGGGGAGGTTCCCTAACACAATGATTGAATTTGGCATAAAATGAACAAAAGCATCAGAATTACAAGCTAAAAGATGCACAATTTGATTGGCTTCCTGAGGGCATCAAATTTGACATTCGCGAAACCTTACATAAAAATGACCATTCTTCATAAACTGCAGCTGCAACACCAAGCATGTGTTTGGTAGGGACGTGTTTGGTTACCCGCACCGTTTTTTGAGGCTGCATGAAAAAAAGGGCCAGGCTGAGTAGAACCAGTTTGAGGAGATACATGTGAGCTCCTTTTCATTCTTGCATACAATAGAGCATGTTGATGACAGATAGCCTGCCATGGTTTGTGTGGTTACTAGGGAGATGAGTCTTACAATATGTAAGATCATCGGTAAGATGGATGCTGGTATTTAATAGCATTGCTTCGTttattttttaggaaaaaataaaTTCATATCAATGAAGTCAGCTGGTTGTGTATCCGTAATTATTGTGTGCTTGCTACTTGAGTATTTTAGAAACTGATTGATTTATGAGCAAGTCATCCTTCTTGCATCTTTTCTAGCACTTTGTGGACATGAAATTGATGAAGATAATATGCTTTGTTTTGGTTACCGAAGTTTGATTGAATTCAGGTGGAACGGTCAGTCAATTGCAAGAGAACGTATTTATGAATTTGCACTTTTGTTTTGATTCAcaatatagtactccctccgttggaacgtttttgacactagtgtagtgtcaaaaacgttcttatattatgggacgcaGGGAGTAATATTTATCATGCATGAATTGCAGTTTTTAGTTCCTTAATATgatatacactacaaaaaaaattcTAGCTTTCATTCTACCTAGGGCATGTACTTATTTCCTATGTATTACTCCCCTAGCTGCTATGCACATTGTTGCTTTCCTTCCTATTGATTGCTGGTGTTCCTCTGATAATTGTCCAAAAATTAAAATCACCAAAATTAtcgatttttgtgatttttgatATTTATTTTAAGCATTGTTATAGTACCTTTACAATTGAGCATGTCCTGGCTGTTATGGTTTCTTTATGCATGTTCTTATTTGCAGCAAGAGTTGTCAAAATGAGGTATGATTGTTAAGGCCACAATAAAAATGCATTGCCTGCTGCCATTGAAAAAGGTCAACATGGATATGACTAAGAAAGGCACATGTTGCAACCTCTTTATGGATGAAGAAGACGACGCGAGGCATGAAGATCAAAACCAAATAGTACAAAATGTTAAGAAGCAGCAGTCTATTGCACCAAATGTTTCAGAACTGTAAACCATCTACATATGAAGTATAACCTTTTAGTCCAATATTTGCTTCATTGTACTTCTCCGTTCATCTTTCAATGTATGCCACCAGATTCTGTAATCTACCCAAtaatttatactttttttgacAATCTATAATCTTCTCACGCTACTTAGTAAAACACAGTGAACAACAAAAGGTAAACACGAGCACCAAcgaaataagatgcaaaacaaaATTGTGTGGTAAGGGCCTCATGCTAATGAATGATGAAGCTGGCGATCGCAAAATAAATACCCCCTCGATCTACTAATACAAGGCCACTATTTTTTAGTCTAACTTTGACCATTGATTTTACAAATAAAATATGAGTCAAATGCCATAAAAATATACAATTGAGTGCACATTCAAAAGAACTTTTTGATAATATATTTTTTATACATACAACCCATATTTTTTTGACCAAAATTACAAGTCAAAACTTAGACAGGAAAAGTGAAGTGGCCtagtatataaaaatggagggggTAGTTGCAGAAGCAAATGGTGGGGACCGTGGGAGGCGACGCCGGCACAGGAGAAGGCTGGAGGCGCGGTAGAGCAGGGAGACAGCCCCTCACGGTCACGGTAGTCGCTGCCGACCGTGAGAATGTTTGGTGAGTTGCATGCATGAGCTTTGAGATTGTTGCATGCGTCCGCCTCCCTCAGCAATCGCTTCTGAGTAGTGCTAGCAGATCTCTGGCTTCCAATATGCCTCTGCTTGAGCTTGAGTGACTTTCTGCTAGCTCCACCAGCAAGGACGCGAGGCCATTCTCCCGTGCTTCAGCAAGACATTGTTTCTGCTGTTTGCCTTGGCCACCACAGATGCGCGCCAGAATAGTAAGCGCCCATTCCGTTTCGCTTTTGCCTGGGGATCCATTTCTGATAACTCCAACCAGCATTGGTATGGCAGCAGCattagcagcagcagcagcagcaatagCCGCCTTTCCCTCAGGATGCTTGGAAAGAATTGCCAACATAAAGATGGAACCGATTCCATCCTCGGTTCCTGTTAGAAGCTCTAGCAGTACAGGGACGAACCCGGCTCTAATAGCTATACTCTTGTTGTCCGCCCCGACGAACAGATCCATTAGTGTTTCCGCAGCATTCGTTTTACCCTGTTGACTCCCAGTAGTCAACAGCAGGATGAGAGGCGGAATTGATCCAGCGGCCCCAATGATCAGCTTGCTTTCTTTTCCAGTGGATAGGCTGGACAACATTGCAGCAGCATTCTCCCGGGCAACCATGCTGCCCTTCTCTAGCACGTATACAACTCCAGGAATAGCTCCGGCCGAGACCAATTTTCCCTTGTTCTCGTAATTAGAAACGGAGAAATCCAGGAGAGCAGTAACAACATGTTCCTGGGTGCTGATATCATCTATCCACAACAGGCTCACCAGGATAGGAATGCCGCCAGAATCTCCTATACATGCTTGATATTTAGAATTGCCCTTGGCAAGCAGACGAAGCGTACCGGCAGCTTCACGCTGGTCTACAACATTTTGGGAATCTGATAGTCTCCGAACAAGGCCCGCAACTACATCTTGCTCAGAATAGGCGAGTGATGCCGGCGTTTCATCACCGTCATCACTGCTAACTTGAGCAGAGCGTTTCGGCTGCTCCAAACCGTTTGCTCGACACCATTGGACAATCAGGCCGTAAAGAGCATAATTTGGAGTTAGAAATTTGTTAGCAAGCTTCTGCTTCGTCCTCGGACAAGTGTCGTGCCCGGCGTCCAACCATCTCACTATGCTGCCTCGGTCGTAAGTCTGTGGTACATGCATTTTCAAGAATTAGTTATTGTGAAATCATCAAGCTCCATGGACTGATAATTAAGAAACTTATATAGAGTAAGCTAAGCAAGCAGAGGAGACCTGCCCAGTGGCCACCATAACCGGGTCTTGCATTAAACCAAGTGATCTTGCGCAACGAAAAGCATCCGGAACAACAAGAGATGTTGATTTGTCTTTCTTTGTGATGGGAATGTCATTTTCACTTGCTGGAATGCTGACCGCAGATACTTGAACCTGTACAAATTCCTTAACCTTTGCCGGTAGTATTGACGCCTTCTCAATCTCAACAATGGTACCAGTATCTCCTCGATGCAGAGCATTGGAAGTGGAAGATTCTCCTGCCTATTGAAAAATCAACCACACTTCACCAGAAGTAGAACCACCAATTCGTAGCCACAAAAGTGAAAATAGAGATACACAAATTCACAAAGCTTAGGTCACCAACAGTGGGGCCATGTTTTTCGACATGAGTTTACATACCTGTGCTACTGCCGAAATACTCTCACCGGCTTTATGGTATTCGTCTGTAATATTGACTTTTTCAAGCCTATCAATTATATGCTGTGTGGCTGGTCTTTTATATGGGCTGATTTCAGTGCATTCTAGTCCTAATTCAACGCATGCACGAATTTGTTCCATTTTTTCTGTGACTCCCTGCGAGCTCTCCAGCCTATTCCTCCAAGTATGATATATCTACAAAATTGCAGTTATGAGTTTGAGTTGCGAAAACGGACGACAATATGTAATGTAAATG
The Aegilops tauschii subsp. strangulata cultivar AL8/78 chromosome 3, Aet v6.0, whole genome shotgun sequence genome window above contains:
- the LOC109787389 gene encoding premnaspirodiene oxygenase-like, coding for MAAESPAYYSLLLPLLLVVVPALYLVGVFRSRRRSAGRQRFPPGPWALPVIGHLHHLAGSSVPPHHAMRDLARRHGPLMLLRFCQLPVLVASSPDAAREIMKTHDVAFASRPLSPTMQLFLRGSEGLVFAPYGDGWRQLRKICTLELLSNRRVHSFRAVRAEVLGRLLRSVASSASASASVNLTRGLASFVADSSVQAMIGRLRSDDRDTLFTLLREGFKIVPGMTLPDLFPSSRLAMLLSRVPARIDHRNKRMAAFMDSVIQQHRDKKRSAACADGGEEQAEDLLDVLLRLQDDMGSQYPLTTENIKLVIIDMISASSETTSTTLVWAMAELLRKPAAMRKAQDEVRRQLDGHSRVTEDGLADLHYLRLVIKETLRLHPPVMLIRECGPRQQVLGFDVPQGAMVLVNAWAMGRDPAHWDSAGEFLPERFESSGTPDFKGVDFEFLPFGAGRRICPGVSFGLVHLELALAALLFHFDWKLPDGMVPEELDMTEEAGLTTRRRAELVVFAVPHVPLPIDQ
- the LOC109787390 gene encoding uncharacterized protein, which translates into the protein MANSNDLWEKKLQDPSATPVPLPFEFLKAITCDFSSGQELGRGEHGVVYKGVLPSGKFIAVKKLFQTHLMDDKRFQNELSSLMGIKHQNVVQLIGYCAETSFEMVNLQGSGKHIMDEIPKRLLCFEYVGNKSLHYYISDGTLDLEWNNRYEIIRGICDGLHYLHEKCHTAHLDLKPGNILMDATMVPKIADFRLSRIFGDKQSRIITENRPGTLGYMAPEYSFQGVVSMKADIFSLGIIMIEIVTGRRDYPLTAIPYMEHFNQDGSFQSTDTSFEHYYKENMRLSTQALANIYHTWRNRLESSQGVTEKMEQIRACVELGLECTEISPYKRPATQHIIDRLEKVNITDEYHKAGESISAVAQAGESSTSNALHRGDTGTIVEIEKASILPAKVKEFVQVQVSAVSIPASENDIPITKKDKSTSLVVPDAFRCARSLGLMQDPVMVATGQTYDRGSIVRWLDAGHDTCPRTKQKLANKFLTPNYALYGLIVQWCRANGLEQPKRSAQVSSDDGDETPASLAYSEQDVVAGLVRRLSDSQNVVDQREAAGTLRLLAKGNSKYQACIGDSGGIPILVSLLWIDDISTQEHVVTALLDFSVSNYENKGKLVSAGAIPGVVYVLEKGSMVARENAAAMLSSLSTGKESKLIIGAAGSIPPLILLLTTGSQQGKTNAAETLMDLFVGADNKSIAIRAGFVPVLLELLTGTEDGIGSIFMLAILSKHPEGKAAIAAAAAANAAAIPMLVGVIRNGSPGKSETEWALTILARICGGQGKQQKQCLAEARENGLASLLVELAESHSSSSRGILEARDLLALLRSDC